In Schlegelella aquatica, one DNA window encodes the following:
- a CDS encoding MFS transporter: MQSTVSPTPAARLSMTQVVLCGALIVTLSMGIRHGFGLWLQPITMDRGWTRETFAFAIAVQNLMWGAAGPFAGMLADRFGAFRVLVVGALLYAAGLVLMGLATSGLAFTGSAGLMLGLAQSGTTYAIVYGVIGRNVAPEQRSWAMGVTAAAGSFGQFLMVPVENWLIGSFGWQQALFILGCLALAIAPLGLGLKEPQSTRAAAGHQSIGQALREAFGYPSFQLLMAGYFVCGFQVVFIGVHMPSYLKDHGMSPQVATYALALIGLFNVIGTYAAGALGQRMPKRYILSAIYFLRSVAIVVFLSVPLTPMSVYVFSSVMGLLWLSTVPPTNAVVAQIFGVQYLSMLGGFVFFSHQIGSFLGVWLGGKLYDATGTYDVVWWIAVALGVFAGLVNLPVRESAIARPAPAAA; encoded by the coding sequence ATGCAGTCCACAGTCTCCCCCACCCCTGCCGCGCGCCTGTCGATGACCCAGGTGGTCTTGTGCGGCGCCCTGATCGTCACGCTGTCCATGGGCATACGCCACGGCTTCGGTCTGTGGCTGCAACCGATCACGATGGACCGCGGCTGGACGCGCGAGACCTTCGCCTTCGCCATCGCGGTGCAGAACCTGATGTGGGGCGCCGCGGGCCCGTTCGCCGGGATGCTGGCCGACCGCTTCGGCGCCTTCCGCGTGCTGGTCGTCGGCGCGCTGCTCTACGCGGCCGGGCTGGTGCTGATGGGCCTGGCCACCTCGGGGCTCGCCTTCACCGGCAGCGCGGGGCTGATGCTGGGCCTGGCGCAATCGGGCACCACCTACGCGATCGTCTATGGCGTGATCGGCCGCAATGTCGCACCGGAGCAGCGCTCCTGGGCCATGGGGGTGACGGCCGCCGCCGGCTCGTTCGGCCAGTTCCTGATGGTGCCCGTGGAAAACTGGCTGATCGGCAGCTTCGGCTGGCAGCAGGCGTTGTTCATCCTCGGCTGCCTGGCGCTGGCCATCGCCCCGCTGGGCCTCGGCCTCAAAGAGCCGCAGAGCACGCGCGCGGCGGCGGGCCATCAGAGCATCGGCCAGGCCCTGCGCGAGGCCTTCGGCTACCCGAGCTTCCAGTTGCTGATGGCCGGCTACTTCGTGTGCGGGTTCCAGGTCGTGTTCATCGGCGTGCACATGCCCAGCTACCTGAAGGACCACGGCATGTCCCCGCAGGTGGCCACCTATGCGCTCGCGCTGATCGGCCTGTTCAACGTGATCGGCACCTATGCCGCGGGTGCGCTGGGCCAGCGCATGCCCAAGCGCTACATCCTCTCGGCCATCTACTTCCTGCGCTCGGTGGCGATCGTCGTGTTCCTCAGCGTGCCGCTCACGCCGATGAGCGTCTATGTGTTCTCGTCGGTCATGGGGCTGCTGTGGCTGTCGACCGTGCCGCCGACCAATGCGGTGGTGGCGCAGATCTTCGGCGTGCAGTACCTGTCGATGCTGGGGGGCTTCGTGTTCTTCTCGCACCAGATCGGCTCGTTCCTGGGCGTGTGGCTCGGCGGCAAGCTGTACGACGCGACCGGCACCTACGACGTGGTGTGGTGGATCGCAGTCGCGCTGGGCGTGTTCGCCGGGCTGGTGAACCTGCCGGTGCGGGAAAGCGCCATCGCCCGGCCGGCCCCGGCTGCGGCATGA
- a CDS encoding SDR family oxidoreductase: MKVVVLTGASDGIGAEMARQLARREQAGVALVLAARSADKLEAVAADCRACGAQALVQPTDVSRQDDCRALVDAAVDAFGRLDVLINNAGMSAHAPFEEVRDLGWYETLMRINFWGAVWCTHAALPHLQASRGRIAAVSSLAGLVGVPGRTAYSATKFAMNGFFESLRVELIPHGVSVTLAYPGVVATGIRYRGFNAAGEPAGRSGLDERGAMSPAACARLILDGVEQRRREVVMTTKGKLGRWLKLVAPRVVDRMALAALNRDAAPPSKARR, from the coding sequence ATGAAAGTCGTCGTCCTCACGGGAGCCTCGGACGGGATCGGGGCCGAGATGGCCCGGCAACTGGCGCGCCGCGAGCAAGCCGGCGTGGCCCTGGTGCTGGCCGCGCGCAGCGCCGACAAGCTCGAGGCGGTGGCGGCCGACTGCCGCGCCTGCGGTGCGCAGGCGCTCGTGCAACCCACCGACGTCTCGCGCCAAGACGACTGCCGCGCCCTCGTCGACGCTGCCGTCGACGCTTTCGGCCGGCTCGACGTGCTCATCAACAACGCGGGCATGTCGGCCCATGCGCCTTTCGAGGAGGTGCGCGACCTCGGCTGGTACGAAACGCTCATGCGCATCAACTTCTGGGGCGCGGTCTGGTGCACCCACGCCGCCTTGCCCCATCTGCAGGCGAGCCGCGGCCGGATCGCCGCCGTGAGCAGCCTGGCCGGCCTCGTCGGCGTGCCGGGCCGCACGGCGTACAGCGCGACCAAGTTCGCGATGAACGGCTTCTTCGAGTCCTTGCGGGTCGAGCTGATCCCGCACGGCGTGTCGGTCACGCTGGCCTACCCGGGCGTCGTCGCCACCGGGATCCGCTACCGCGGGTTCAACGCCGCCGGCGAGCCCGCCGGCCGCAGCGGCCTCGATGAACGCGGCGCGATGAGCCCGGCCGCCTGCGCCCGCCTGATCCTCGACGGCGTCGAGCAGCGCCGGCGCGAGGTGGTGATGACGACCAAGGGCAAGCTCGGCCGCTGGCTCAAGCTCGTGGCCCCTCGGGTGGTGGACCGCATGGCGCTGGCCGCGCTCAACCGCGACGCCGCGCCGCCCTCGAAGGCCCGGCGATGA
- the dapA gene encoding 4-hydroxy-tetrahydrodipicolinate synthase, translated as MRPIVGSIVALITPMHEDGSVDYDTLRRLIDWHIAEGTDCIGVVGTTGESPTVTVEEQAEIIRVAVEHAKGRVPIMAGAGANSTREAIELSKYAKQVGADCTLQVVPYYNKPTQEGIYRHFRAIAQAVDIPMILYNVPGRTVADMQHETVLRLAEVPGIVGIKEATGNIDRAAWLIKQVPKHFSVYSGDDPTAIALMLLGGHGNVSVTANVAPRAMHELCMAAIAGDAKRAVQIHMKLLALHKLLFVEPNPIPVKWALARMGKAGPALRLPLVPLSAAHHAALEQALREAELL; from the coding sequence ATGAGACCGATTGTTGGCAGCATCGTCGCGCTGATCACGCCGATGCACGAAGACGGCAGCGTGGACTACGACACCCTGCGCCGCCTGATCGACTGGCACATCGCCGAGGGCACGGATTGCATCGGCGTCGTCGGCACCACGGGCGAGTCACCGACCGTGACCGTCGAGGAGCAGGCCGAGATCATTCGCGTGGCCGTCGAGCACGCGAAGGGTCGTGTACCGATCATGGCCGGCGCGGGCGCCAACTCCACGCGCGAAGCCATCGAGCTGTCGAAGTACGCCAAGCAGGTCGGCGCCGACTGCACGCTGCAGGTCGTGCCCTATTACAACAAGCCCACGCAGGAAGGGATCTACCGGCACTTCCGCGCCATTGCGCAGGCCGTGGACATCCCGATGATCCTGTACAACGTGCCCGGCCGCACCGTGGCCGACATGCAGCACGAGACGGTGCTGCGGCTGGCCGAAGTGCCCGGTATCGTGGGCATCAAGGAGGCCACCGGCAACATCGACCGTGCCGCCTGGCTCATCAAGCAGGTGCCCAAGCACTTCTCGGTCTACTCCGGCGACGACCCGACCGCCATCGCGCTGATGCTGCTCGGCGGCCACGGCAACGTGAGCGTCACCGCCAACGTCGCCCCCAGGGCGATGCACGAGCTGTGCATGGCGGCCATCGCCGGGGACGCCAAGCGCGCCGTTCAGATCCACATGAAGCTGCTGGCGCTGCACAAGCTGCTCTTCGTCGAGCCCAACCCCATCCCCGTCAAGTGGGCCCTGGCCCGCATGGGCAAGGCCGGCCCGGCACTGCGCCTGCCGCTGGTGCCGCTGTCCGCCGCGCACCACGCCGCGCTGGAACAAGCCCTGCGCGAGGCCGAGCTGCTGTGA
- the bamC gene encoding outer membrane protein assembly factor BamC produces MPLSRQPLLVRRTALATLVAAALTGCSSLNSLMEGDRVDYRSGGSKSARLEVPPDLTQLQRDARYQVPGGGSVSAAELERAQASAPRGTSGASTVAPSSIGDVRIVRAGDERWLVTSQTPEQVWPQLRAFWQELGFNLTTDSPQTGVMETDWAENRAKLPMDIIRRTLGRVLESFYSTGELDRFRTRVERTPAGTEIYISHRGMEEVYTNQQQDQTRWQPRKPDPQLEADMLSRLMVKLGAKPEEARAAVANAPSAPAKARVVEVAGGRAVQLDEGFDRAWRRVGLSLDRSGFTVEDRDRGQGTYYVRYVAPDASKDRREPGLLSRWFGSSDRNAPAPSRYRIAVRSEGERTLVSVLDAQGAPDRSGNGERILQLLADDLK; encoded by the coding sequence GTGCCCCTGTCTCGGCAACCGCTCCTCGTGCGACGCACTGCGCTGGCGACCCTCGTGGCGGCGGCCCTCACCGGCTGCTCCTCGCTGAACTCGCTGATGGAAGGCGACCGGGTGGACTACCGCAGCGGCGGATCGAAGTCCGCACGGCTGGAAGTGCCGCCGGACCTCACCCAACTGCAGCGCGATGCGCGCTACCAGGTGCCTGGCGGCGGCAGCGTGAGCGCGGCCGAACTGGAGCGCGCGCAGGCGAGCGCCCCGCGGGGCACCAGCGGCGCGAGCACGGTGGCGCCCTCGTCGATCGGCGATGTGCGCATCGTGCGCGCGGGCGACGAGCGTTGGCTCGTGACCTCGCAGACGCCCGAGCAGGTGTGGCCGCAACTGCGCGCCTTCTGGCAAGAGCTGGGATTCAACCTCACCACCGACTCGCCGCAAACGGGCGTGATGGAGACGGACTGGGCCGAGAACCGCGCCAAGTTGCCGATGGACATCATCCGCCGCACGCTGGGCCGCGTGCTGGAGTCGTTCTACTCCACCGGTGAGCTCGACCGCTTCCGTACCCGCGTCGAGCGCACGCCCGCCGGCACCGAGATCTACATCAGCCACCGCGGGATGGAAGAGGTCTACACCAACCAGCAGCAGGACCAGACCCGCTGGCAGCCCCGCAAGCCCGACCCGCAACTCGAGGCCGACATGCTCTCGCGCCTGATGGTCAAGCTCGGCGCCAAGCCTGAGGAAGCGCGCGCAGCGGTCGCAAACGCCCCGAGCGCACCCGCCAAGGCACGGGTCGTCGAGGTCGCCGGCGGCCGTGCCGTGCAGCTCGACGAAGGGTTCGACCGCGCCTGGCGGCGCGTCGGGCTCTCGCTGGACCGCAGCGGCTTCACCGTCGAAGACCGCGATCGCGGGCAAGGCACCTACTACGTGCGCTATGTCGCGCCGGATGCGAGCAAGGACCGCCGCGAGCCCGGGCTGTTGAGCCGCTGGTTCGGTTCGTCCGACCGCAACGCGCCTGCGCCCAGCCGCTACCGCATCGCGGTGCGCAGCGAAGGCGAGCGCACGCTGGTCTCGGTGCTGGACGCCCAAGGCGCGCCGGACCGCAGCGGCAACGGCGAGCGCATCCTCCAGCTGTTGGCAGACGATCTGAAGTGA
- a CDS encoding MBL fold metallo-hydrolase — translation MRFCSLGSGSSGNATLVEARSGTTVTRLLIDCGLSLRELDARLALLGLAAGDLDAVFVTHEHSDHVGAAAALARRHRLPVWASQGTWLACREDLGPHWHPARDGEAIALGDLHLLPYTVPHDAREPLQLVCSDGRARLGVLTDAGTHTPHLLQQLAGCEALILECNHDPELLRRSRYPAFLKTRIAGPHGHLSNETAHEILRSCRHGRLRHVVAAHLSEENNRPALAAAALAAALGAEPDDIVVADASRGFGWLEV, via the coding sequence CTGCGCTTTTGCAGTCTGGGCAGCGGCAGCTCCGGCAACGCCACGCTGGTCGAGGCGCGCAGCGGCACGACGGTCACGCGGCTTCTGATCGACTGCGGGCTGTCGTTGCGCGAGCTCGACGCGCGGCTCGCGCTGCTCGGGTTGGCCGCAGGAGACCTCGACGCGGTCTTCGTCACCCATGAGCACAGCGACCATGTCGGCGCCGCGGCAGCACTCGCGCGCCGGCACCGACTCCCAGTGTGGGCCAGCCAGGGAACGTGGCTGGCATGCCGCGAAGACCTGGGGCCGCATTGGCACCCCGCCCGAGACGGCGAAGCCATCGCCCTCGGGGACCTGCACCTGCTGCCATACACCGTGCCCCACGACGCCCGCGAGCCGCTGCAGCTCGTGTGCAGCGACGGTCGCGCGCGGCTCGGGGTGTTGACGGACGCCGGCACGCACACGCCTCATCTGCTCCAGCAACTCGCCGGCTGCGAAGCCTTGATCCTGGAGTGCAACCACGACCCGGAGCTCTTGCGGCGCTCGCGCTATCCCGCCTTCCTGAAAACGCGCATCGCGGGCCCGCACGGCCACTTGTCCAACGAGACGGCGCACGAGATCCTGCGAAGCTGCCGTCACGGCCGTCTGCGGCATGTCGTGGCGGCTCACTTGAGCGAGGAGAACAACCGCCCGGCCCTGGCTGCCGCAGCGCTCGCCGCGGCACTCGGGGCCGAGCCTGACGACATCGTGGTCGCAGACGCGTCGCGCGGATTCGGCTGGCTCGAAGTCTGA
- a CDS encoding JmjC domain-containing protein: MDIDQKLSLLGGLSPAQFMRRHWHKKPLLVRQAVPGIQPLLTRTQLLALAGEEGVESRLVVRQGREWQLRQGPLPRRALPPITQSGWTVLLQGMDLHDESVHRLMQSFRFVPDARLDDLMISYATDGGGVGPHFDSYDVFLLQVHGQRRWRIGRMAHAELEEGVPLKILKHFEPEEEYVLEPGDMLYLPPRWAHDGVAVGECMTYSIGFRAPRRSELVREVVARMIEAYEEELDEDRDPLYRDPSQPATEMPGEVPAALHEFARRAIDAVLADERALARALGEYLSEPKCHVAFEIAEADDVRAGVRLDRRSRMLYDDAHVFINGASYRATGRDAALMRRLADQRQLEAADVARLSPEACELLQQWADDGWVHPRSAEVDDD; this comes from the coding sequence ATGGACATCGACCAAAAGCTCTCACTGCTCGGGGGGCTCAGCCCTGCTCAGTTCATGCGCCGCCACTGGCACAAAAAGCCCTTGCTCGTTCGCCAGGCGGTCCCTGGCATCCAGCCCTTGCTGACGCGCACGCAACTGCTGGCCTTGGCCGGCGAAGAGGGTGTCGAGTCGCGCCTCGTCGTGCGCCAGGGCCGCGAGTGGCAACTGCGGCAGGGGCCTTTGCCCCGCCGGGCGCTTCCCCCGATCACCCAAAGCGGTTGGACGGTGCTGCTGCAAGGCATGGATCTGCACGACGAATCGGTGCACCGGCTCATGCAGTCGTTCCGGTTCGTGCCCGATGCACGACTGGACGACCTGATGATCTCCTACGCCACCGACGGGGGCGGCGTGGGCCCGCATTTCGACTCCTACGACGTGTTCCTGCTGCAGGTCCACGGGCAGCGGCGCTGGCGCATCGGGCGCATGGCCCATGCCGAGTTGGAGGAGGGCGTGCCGCTCAAGATCCTCAAGCACTTCGAGCCCGAGGAGGAGTACGTCCTCGAGCCGGGCGACATGCTGTACCTGCCGCCGCGCTGGGCGCACGATGGCGTGGCGGTGGGCGAGTGCATGACCTATTCGATCGGGTTTCGCGCCCCTCGCCGCAGCGAACTCGTCCGCGAGGTCGTGGCTCGCATGATCGAGGCCTACGAGGAGGAACTCGACGAGGACCGCGATCCGCTGTACCGGGACCCTTCACAGCCGGCCACCGAGATGCCGGGCGAGGTGCCGGCGGCATTGCATGAGTTCGCGCGCCGGGCGATCGATGCGGTGCTCGCCGACGAACGCGCACTGGCGCGCGCCCTGGGCGAGTACCTGAGCGAGCCCAAGTGCCACGTGGCTTTCGAGATCGCGGAGGCGGACGACGTGCGCGCGGGCGTGCGCCTGGACCGGCGCAGCCGCATGCTCTACGACGACGCCCATGTGTTCATCAACGGGGCATCGTATCGGGCCACTGGACGCGACGCGGCCCTGATGCGCAGGCTGGCCGACCAGCGCCAGCTGGAGGCGGCAGATGTCGCTCGCTTGAGCCCGGAGGCGTGCGAGTTGCTCCAGCAGTGGGCGGACGACGGTTGGGTGCACCCCCGGAGTGCGGAGGTCGACGATGACTGA
- a CDS encoding FKBP-type peptidyl-prolyl cis-trans isomerase codes for MLISAPCVVSLTWRLEDTLGNLIDELSDPVEFFYGGDDLLAKVEEVLEGQETGFETQVQLEPDQAFGDYDSSLVFFEERHLFPEQIEPGMQFDGPPEGTTTPGMPTDRIYTVTEVYDSHVVLDGNHPLAGIALRLTLKVRDVRPATPEEIEQRSVSEPVFTVMNTVMPPPGQVH; via the coding sequence ATGCTGATATCCGCTCCCTGCGTCGTCAGTCTCACCTGGCGACTCGAAGACACCCTGGGCAACCTGATCGACGAGCTGAGCGATCCGGTGGAGTTCTTCTACGGAGGAGACGACCTGCTCGCCAAGGTCGAGGAAGTGCTCGAGGGACAGGAAACCGGATTCGAGACGCAGGTGCAGCTCGAGCCGGACCAGGCCTTCGGCGACTACGACTCCTCGCTGGTCTTCTTCGAGGAACGCCACCTGTTCCCCGAGCAGATCGAGCCCGGCATGCAGTTCGACGGGCCTCCCGAGGGAACGACGACGCCCGGCATGCCGACCGATCGCATCTACACCGTCACGGAGGTCTACGACAGCCACGTGGTGCTCGACGGCAACCACCCGCTGGCCGGCATCGCGCTGCGCCTGACGCTCAAGGTGCGAGACGTGCGGCCGGCCACGCCCGAGGAGATCGAGCAGCGCTCGGTCAGCGAGCCGGTGTTCACGGTGATGAACACGGTGATGCCGCCCCCCGGGCAGGTGCACTGA
- the dut gene encoding dUTP diphosphatase — MTLIDLKVLDPRVADFLPAYATPGSAGLDLRACLDEPVVLQPGQSALIPTGLAMHIADPGLAALILPRSGLGHKHGIVLGNLVGLIDSDYQGQLMVSCWNRGHESFTVQPFERIAQMVIVPVVQASFRRVEEFGTSQRGEGGFGSTGKH; from the coding sequence ATGACCCTCATCGATCTCAAGGTGCTCGACCCCAGGGTGGCGGACTTCCTGCCGGCCTACGCCACACCCGGCAGCGCGGGGCTCGACTTGCGCGCCTGCTTGGACGAACCTGTGGTGCTGCAACCGGGCCAGTCGGCACTGATTCCCACCGGCCTGGCCATGCACATCGCCGACCCGGGGCTCGCCGCCTTGATCCTCCCGCGCTCCGGCCTCGGGCACAAGCACGGCATCGTGCTGGGCAATCTCGTCGGTCTGATCGACTCCGATTACCAGGGGCAGCTCATGGTGAGCTGCTGGAACCGCGGCCACGAGTCGTTCACCGTGCAACCCTTCGAGCGCATCGCGCAGATGGTCATCGTGCCCGTCGTGCAGGCGAGCTTCCGGCGCGTCGAGGAGTTCGGCACCTCGCAGCGCGGCGAGGGCGGTTTCGGCTCGACCGGCAAGCACTGA
- the coaBC gene encoding bifunctional phosphopantothenoylcysteine decarboxylase/phosphopantothenate--cysteine ligase CoaBC encodes MSIADTPELQGRRIVLGLSGGIACYKSAELVRLLVKAGASVHVVMTEAAQHFVTPVTFQALSGHPVYTDQWDAREPNNMAHINLTRGADAIVIAPASADGIAKLAQGRADDLLSLLCLARPWGAGEERCPLLLAPAMNREMWAHPATQRNVAQVRADGALVLGPALGDQACGEVGDGRMLEPEELLEEIVAALRPKSLLGRKVLVTAGPTFEAIDPVRGITNLSSGKMGFAIARAAREAGAEVTLVAGPVALATPRGVRRLDVRSAQEMHDAVVPIAAQYDVFVATAAVADWRPATLAPHKIKKDGKKLAPSFELTENPDILATVAALPKPPYCVGFAAESENLLAHARSKLERKRVPLVVGNLGPATFGKDHNSLLLVDAQGHRELPPGGGMADKQTLARLLVAEIAGRLAAYQA; translated from the coding sequence ATGAGCATAGCCGACACCCCCGAGTTGCAAGGCCGCCGCATCGTGCTCGGCCTGTCAGGCGGCATCGCCTGCTACAAGAGCGCCGAGCTCGTGCGTCTGCTGGTCAAGGCCGGCGCGAGCGTGCACGTGGTGATGACCGAGGCCGCACAGCACTTCGTCACGCCCGTCACGTTCCAGGCCTTGTCGGGGCATCCGGTCTACACCGACCAATGGGACGCCCGCGAGCCGAACAACATGGCGCACATCAATCTCACGCGCGGCGCCGACGCCATCGTGATCGCGCCGGCCAGCGCCGATGGCATCGCGAAGCTGGCCCAGGGCCGGGCGGACGATCTGCTCAGCCTGCTGTGTCTGGCGCGCCCCTGGGGGGCGGGCGAAGAGCGCTGCCCGCTGCTCCTGGCACCGGCCATGAACCGGGAGATGTGGGCGCACCCGGCCACGCAGCGCAACGTCGCGCAGGTGCGGGCCGACGGTGCGCTCGTGCTCGGACCGGCGTTGGGCGACCAGGCTTGCGGCGAAGTGGGCGACGGGCGGATGCTCGAGCCCGAGGAACTGCTGGAGGAGATCGTCGCCGCCTTGCGGCCGAAGAGCCTGCTCGGTCGCAAGGTGCTGGTGACGGCCGGCCCCACTTTCGAGGCGATCGATCCCGTTCGTGGCATCACCAACCTCTCCAGCGGCAAGATGGGCTTCGCCATCGCACGGGCCGCGCGCGAAGCCGGCGCCGAGGTGACCCTGGTGGCCGGGCCCGTCGCCCTGGCCACGCCGCGGGGCGTGCGCCGCCTCGATGTGCGCAGTGCGCAGGAGATGCATGACGCGGTGGTGCCGATCGCTGCGCAGTACGACGTCTTCGTCGCCACGGCGGCCGTGGCCGACTGGCGGCCCGCGACGCTGGCCCCGCACAAGATCAAGAAGGACGGCAAGAAGCTGGCCCCCAGCTTCGAGCTGACCGAGAACCCCGACATCCTCGCCACCGTGGCCGCGCTGCCGAAGCCGCCCTACTGCGTGGGTTTCGCGGCCGAAAGCGAGAACCTGCTCGCCCACGCGCGCAGCAAGCTCGAGCGCAAACGCGTGCCGCTCGTGGTGGGCAACCTGGGCCCCGCCACCTTCGGCAAGGACCACAACAGCCTGCTGCTGGTGGATGCACAAGGCCATCGCGAGCTGCCGCCGGGCGGCGGGATGGCCGACAAGCAGACCCTGGCGCGCCTGCTCGTGGCCGAGATCGCGGGCCGGCTGGCCGCTTATCAAGCATGA
- a CDS encoding transglutaminase-like domain-containing protein, with amino-acid sequence MTSNASTPVCPSLARRRVCAWLAGTPVLTAPSWVAAASAARRFEPRPLAWREFELTTRVEVHSHEGPTRVWLPVPSIDSGYQQSLDSRWSGNASRVRLTSDAAYGARMLVAEFDAHVLRPTLELTSRVRTRDRATDWSRPTPARLDPAAQRAWTQPTELMPTDGIVLETAREVTRGARTDVEKVRRLYEWVVRTTYREPQVRGCGVGDIKSMLETGNFGGKCGDINALFVGLCRAIGVPARDVYGIRLAPSAFGYRELGGNPANLNSAQHCRAEVFLREYGWVAMDPADVGKVMRLESADWIKDPQHPLVAPVYRGLFGGWEGNWLGFNMAHDVALPGSPGPRLGFFMYPQGEGPGGRFDPLDPDRFKYTITAREIGAA; translated from the coding sequence ATGACATCCAACGCCTCCACGCCCGTTTGCCCATCGCTCGCCCGCCGTCGGGTCTGCGCCTGGCTGGCCGGCACGCCGGTCTTGACCGCGCCGTCCTGGGTCGCCGCCGCGAGCGCCGCACGACGCTTCGAGCCGCGGCCGCTCGCGTGGCGCGAGTTCGAGCTGACCACGCGCGTGGAGGTGCACTCGCACGAGGGGCCGACGAGGGTGTGGCTGCCGGTGCCCTCGATCGACAGCGGCTACCAGCAGTCGCTCGACAGCCGCTGGAGCGGCAACGCCAGCCGCGTGCGCTTGACGAGCGACGCTGCCTACGGCGCGCGCATGTTGGTGGCGGAGTTCGATGCCCACGTCCTGCGACCCACGCTCGAACTCACCTCCCGCGTGCGCACCCGCGACCGCGCGACCGACTGGTCGCGACCGACTCCGGCCCGCCTCGATCCGGCCGCGCAGCGGGCCTGGACGCAGCCGACCGAACTGATGCCGACCGACGGCATCGTGCTCGAAACGGCCCGCGAGGTCACGCGCGGTGCACGCACCGACGTCGAGAAGGTGCGCCGGCTGTACGAGTGGGTCGTGCGCACCACCTACCGCGAGCCGCAGGTTCGCGGCTGCGGCGTGGGCGACATCAAGTCCATGCTCGAGACGGGCAACTTCGGCGGCAAGTGCGGCGACATCAACGCCTTGTTCGTGGGGCTGTGCCGCGCGATCGGCGTGCCGGCGCGCGACGTCTACGGCATCCGGCTGGCGCCCTCGGCATTCGGCTACCGCGAACTGGGCGGCAACCCCGCCAACCTCAATTCGGCGCAGCATTGCCGTGCGGAGGTGTTCCTGCGCGAGTACGGCTGGGTGGCGATGGACCCGGCCGATGTCGGCAAGGTGATGCGCCTGGAGTCGGCCGATTGGATCAAGGACCCGCAGCATCCGCTGGTCGCGCCCGTCTACCGGGGCCTCTTCGGAGGCTGGGAGGGCAACTGGCTCGGCTTCAACATGGCGCACGACGTCGCGCTGCCCGGCTCGCCGGGCCCGCGCCTCGGCTTCTTCATGTACCCTCAAGGCGAAGGGCCCGGCGGGCGCTTCGACCCGCTGGACCCCGACCGCTTCAAGTACACCATCACCGCCCGGGAGATCGGAGCGGCATGA
- a CDS encoding TlpA family protein disulfide reductase, giving the protein MSCLSRRAALHRLFWVSLALGASPRPSAARALVKAWPAGRPTPALALPDLHGTVRRSSEWLGKVAVINFWASWCEPCAAEMPSLLRLAEARADRGVVVVAVNYQEGSAKIRTFLETVLGEVPESLLMLLDRDGAAARAWTPRVFPSTVILDRQGRARWLVVGEMDWAGEAALALVDRL; this is encoded by the coding sequence ATGTCGTGCCTTTCCCGTCGCGCCGCGTTGCATCGCTTGTTCTGGGTCAGCCTGGCACTGGGGGCGTCGCCCCGCCCGTCCGCGGCCCGGGCGCTCGTGAAGGCGTGGCCCGCCGGGCGGCCCACGCCCGCGCTCGCGCTGCCCGACCTCCACGGCACCGTGCGCCGCAGCTCCGAGTGGCTGGGCAAGGTGGCGGTGATCAACTTCTGGGCCAGTTGGTGCGAGCCCTGTGCGGCGGAGATGCCCAGCCTGCTGCGCCTGGCCGAGGCGCGCGCCGACCGCGGCGTCGTCGTGGTCGCGGTCAACTACCAGGAGGGGTCGGCCAAGATCCGGACCTTCCTCGAGACCGTGCTCGGAGAGGTCCCCGAGAGCCTGCTCATGCTGCTGGACCGCGACGGAGCGGCCGCGCGCGCGTGGACGCCGCGCGTGTTCCCCAGCACGGTGATCCTCGACCGTCAGGGGCGCGCGCGCTGGCTGGTGGTGGGCGAGATGGACTGGGCGGGCGAGGCGGCCCTGGCGCTCGTCGACCGGCTTTGA
- a CDS encoding GbsR/MarR family transcriptional regulator — MSSLSPLVRSFVSHFGEMGSRWGINRTVGQIYALIFVSPRPLHAEEIAEQLEFSRSNVSMGLKELQAWRLVRLKHLPGDRREYFEAPTEPWEIFRTLAEERRRREIEPTLSMLRSALMDKPATEEDRIAQERMKGMHDLIELITTWFDDVQRMDTKTLVQLMRMGSKVQKLLELTGKMKVLPGGKSGA; from the coding sequence ATGAGCAGCTTGTCTCCCCTCGTGCGCAGCTTCGTGTCCCACTTCGGAGAGATGGGCAGCCGTTGGGGCATCAACCGGACGGTCGGCCAGATCTACGCGCTCATCTTCGTCTCGCCGCGCCCTCTGCACGCCGAGGAGATCGCCGAGCAGCTCGAGTTCTCCCGCTCCAATGTGAGCATGGGCCTGAAGGAGCTGCAGGCCTGGAGGCTGGTGCGCCTCAAGCACCTGCCCGGCGACCGGCGGGAGTACTTCGAGGCGCCGACCGAGCCATGGGAAATCTTCCGCACGCTGGCCGAAGAGCGCCGGCGCCGCGAGATCGAGCCGACGCTGTCCATGCTGCGCAGCGCGCTGATGGACAAACCGGCCACCGAGGAGGACCGCATCGCGCAGGAGCGCATGAAAGGCATGCACGACCTGATCGAACTCATCACGACCTGGTTCGACGACGTGCAGCGCATGGACACCAAGACCCTGGTGCAGCTGATGCGCATGGGGTCCAAGGTGCAGAAGCTGCTCGAACTGACCGGCAAGATGAAGGTCCTGCCGGGCGGCAAGAGCGGCGCGTGA